In Streptomyces asoensis, a single genomic region encodes these proteins:
- a CDS encoding fic family toxin-antitoxin system, toxin component, with product MSDLRIDLAWLLMLAEQNTPGDPQVTDWGALVAAVARHQAEIFDVPVYDDPAARAAALLQLLIHVPALERSNALFACAVAYAYLVASGLKVATSPEQVRDLARLVKDGQTSVADIARELRAWSR from the coding sequence TTGAGCGACCTGCGCATCGACCTCGCCTGGCTTCTCATGCTCGCCGAACAGAACACCCCGGGCGACCCCCAGGTCACCGACTGGGGAGCCCTGGTCGCGGCCGTGGCCCGCCACCAGGCCGAGATATTCGACGTCCCCGTGTACGACGACCCGGCCGCCCGTGCCGCCGCGCTCCTTCAGCTCCTCATCCACGTCCCGGCGCTGGAGCGCTCCAACGCCCTCTTCGCCTGCGCCGTGGCGTACGCCTACCTCGTCGCCAGCGGACTGAAGGTCGCCACCTCGCCCGAGCAGGTCCGCGACCTGGCCCGCCTGGTCAAGGACGGCCAGACCTCGGTCGCCGACATCGCGCGGGAACTGCGCGCCTGGAGCCGGTGA
- a CDS encoding toxin-antitoxin system HicB family antitoxin, which produces MAKTQLNVRVDEGTARAARERATARGMSVNRYIEELVRRDAGEVGHTFVEAASDFMKQYEALFVEEFGAEREGGTHEGRR; this is translated from the coding sequence ATGGCGAAGACCCAGCTGAACGTCCGCGTCGACGAGGGCACGGCCCGCGCGGCCCGCGAACGCGCCACGGCCCGCGGCATGAGCGTCAACCGCTACATAGAAGAGCTGGTCAGACGGGACGCCGGCGAGGTCGGCCACACGTTCGTCGAGGCCGCGAGCGACTTCATGAAGCAGTACGAGGCGCTCTTCGTGGAGGAGTTCGGCGCCGAGCGCGAGGGCGGCACGCACGAAGGTCGCCGCTGA
- a CDS encoding ABC transporter ATP-binding protein: protein MSTPAAEHAPGPAPADRIAARARALTKAYGSGETAVLALDSVDVDIARGRFTAVMGPSGSGKSTLMHCLAGLDTVSAGQVWLGGTEITGLKERDLTRLRRDRIGFMFQSFNLIPTLNAAENITLPMDIAGQKPDREWLDRVIDTLGLRDRLKHRPAQLSGGQQQRVACARALASRPELIFADEPTGNLDSRAGLEVLAFLREAVDNLGQTVVMVTHDPGAAAHADLVLFLADGRIVDEMERPTAEAVLERMKRFDVIRAQFDGGEGEDGTAVPDTRADAEEK, encoded by the coding sequence TTGTCCACACCTGCTGCGGAGCACGCCCCCGGTCCGGCCCCGGCCGACCGGATCGCGGCCCGCGCCCGTGCTCTGACCAAGGCGTACGGCTCGGGGGAGACGGCCGTGCTCGCCCTGGACTCGGTGGACGTGGACATCGCGCGCGGGCGCTTCACCGCCGTCATGGGCCCGTCCGGCTCCGGCAAGTCGACGCTGATGCACTGCCTGGCGGGACTCGACACCGTGTCGGCCGGCCAGGTGTGGCTGGGCGGCACCGAGATCACGGGGCTGAAGGAGCGGGACCTGACCCGGCTGCGGCGGGACCGGATCGGGTTCATGTTCCAGTCGTTCAACCTGATCCCGACGCTCAACGCGGCCGAGAACATCACCCTCCCCATGGACATCGCGGGCCAGAAGCCCGACCGGGAGTGGCTGGACCGGGTGATCGACACCCTCGGGCTGCGCGACCGGCTCAAGCACCGGCCCGCCCAGCTGTCCGGCGGCCAGCAGCAGCGGGTGGCCTGCGCCCGGGCGCTCGCCTCCCGCCCCGAGCTCATCTTCGCGGACGAGCCGACCGGCAACCTCGACTCGCGGGCCGGGCTCGAGGTCCTGGCGTTCCTGCGGGAGGCCGTCGACAACCTCGGGCAGACCGTCGTCATGGTCACCCACGACCCGGGCGCGGCCGCCCACGCCGACCTGGTGCTCTTCCTGGCCGACGGCCGCATAGTCGACGAGATGGAGCGGCCGACGGCGGAGGCGGTGCTGGAGCGCATGAAACGCTTCGACGTGATCCGCGCCCAGTTCGACGGCGGCGAAGGCGAGGACGGCACCGCCGTCCCGGACACCCGCGCCGACGCCGAGGAGAAGTGA
- a CDS encoding esterase/lipase family protein, with protein sequence MQRHKRRIAAALSAVVSSLLLSLSFSAPTAHAATHDPIVFVHGISSDSGSWSDWVADFKADGYTAAELDAWTYSWSQSNVTTASQLATEIKNVRARTGASKVDVVVHSMGTLSSRYYLKNLGGTAYVDDFVSVAGTNHGTSVASWCSWLYTSCAEMVTGSSFLTALNSGDETPGSVNYATYWSNCDSAIDPDSSALLSGATNVGVGCISHTDINNDHGVYEKVRDFVR encoded by the coding sequence ATGCAGCGCCACAAGCGTCGCATCGCCGCGGCCCTCTCGGCCGTGGTCTCTTCGCTCCTTCTGTCACTGTCGTTCTCCGCCCCCACAGCCCATGCCGCGACGCACGACCCGATCGTCTTCGTGCACGGCATCAGCAGCGACTCCGGCAGCTGGTCCGACTGGGTCGCCGACTTCAAGGCCGACGGCTACACGGCCGCAGAGCTGGACGCCTGGACGTACAGCTGGTCGCAGTCGAACGTCACCACCGCCTCCCAACTGGCCACGGAGATCAAGAACGTACGGGCGAGAACCGGTGCGTCCAAGGTCGACGTCGTCGTCCATTCGATGGGCACGCTCAGTTCCCGCTACTACCTCAAGAACCTCGGCGGCACCGCGTACGTGGACGACTTCGTCTCCGTCGCCGGCACCAACCACGGCACGTCGGTCGCCTCGTGGTGCAGCTGGCTCTACACCTCCTGCGCCGAGATGGTGACCGGCAGTTCCTTCCTCACCGCGCTCAACTCCGGGGACGAGACCCCCGGCAGCGTGAACTACGCGACCTACTGGTCGAACTGCGACTCGGCCATCGACCCGGACTCCTCGGCGCTGCTGAGCGGGGCCACCAACGTCGGCGTGGGATGCATCTCGCACACCGACATCAACAACGACCACGGCGTGTACGAGAAGGTGCGCGACTTCGTCAGGTGA
- a CDS encoding ABC transporter permease, whose amino-acid sequence MLRATLRSFLAHKGRLLLSALAVVLSVAFVAGSLIFSDTVTRTFDRLFASTSPDVTVQPEDDLKASVPTGAVQTVPASLARQVARVEGVAATHADVSVENITVVDRDNESVGPTTGAPTIATDWFVTDRSPVKLTSGHAPRGGGEAMLDADTADKKHVGIGDTLTVMAQPGSFEVKIVGIATFTTTNPGAALVYLDPATAGTQLLGSADKATSISVDAARGVSDDVLKRRIVAAVGTGTYDVKTAEEQAKSSSEALGGFLDVIKYVMLGFAGIAVLVGVFLIVNTFSMLIAQRTRELGLLRALGADRRQVRRSVLTEAVLLGLVGSTLGLAAGIGLAAGLIKLMSTFGMNLDAAEMVVGWATPVSAYVVGVGVTFVAAYLPARRAATVSPMAALADADIAGTGRPLKVRAVVGSVVGALGVAALAGCAAASKTASAASLLGLGVVLTLVATVIAGPLLVRPVIRVLGGAFPALFGSVGRMSQRNALRNPRRTGATAAALMVGLALVGGMSVASASMSKSFDQQIDKTLGADFVVQNANFTPFSAEVTDAVRRTDGVGLVVRQRFAPLAVRLPDGKRVETTASGYDDQVDDVAHVTYAAGGTAAALADGALGMDVDFARDHGVRLGSVLPVQFPGGRTTTLKVGALTDQDGGDGFGMEGGLFLGIATVEKYVPGGQDSALYVNASSGTDGDTLRPRLERTLDAYPQVQARDQADYKKLVHDQIAVLLYLVYALLGLAIVIAVLGVVNTLALSVVERTREIGLLRAIGLGRRQLRRMIRLESVVIAVFGAVLGLGLGLVWGVCIQQVLALQGMKAFAVPWGTIVAVVVGSAVVGVVAALLPALRASRMNVLAAIAHE is encoded by the coding sequence GTGCTGAGAGCGACTCTGCGCAGCTTCCTCGCGCACAAGGGCCGGCTGCTGCTGTCCGCGCTCGCCGTCGTGCTGTCGGTGGCGTTCGTCGCGGGCAGTCTGATCTTCTCCGACACGGTGACCCGCACCTTCGACCGGCTCTTCGCCTCCACGTCCCCGGACGTCACGGTCCAGCCCGAGGACGACCTGAAGGCGTCCGTGCCGACCGGCGCCGTGCAGACCGTCCCGGCCTCCCTCGCCCGGCAGGTCGCCCGGGTCGAGGGCGTCGCGGCCACCCACGCGGACGTGAGCGTGGAGAACATCACCGTCGTCGACCGCGACAACGAGTCGGTCGGGCCCACCACCGGCGCGCCCACCATCGCCACCGACTGGTTCGTCACCGACCGCAGCCCGGTGAAGCTGACCTCCGGCCACGCCCCCCGGGGCGGCGGCGAGGCCATGCTGGACGCCGACACCGCCGACAAGAAGCACGTCGGGATCGGCGACACCCTCACCGTGATGGCCCAGCCCGGCAGCTTCGAGGTGAAGATCGTCGGCATCGCGACCTTCACCACGACCAACCCGGGCGCGGCCCTCGTCTACCTCGACCCCGCGACCGCCGGCACGCAGCTCCTCGGGTCCGCGGACAAGGCCACGAGCATCTCCGTCGACGCCGCGCGGGGCGTGAGCGACGACGTGCTCAAGCGGCGGATCGTGGCCGCGGTCGGCACCGGCACCTACGACGTGAAGACCGCCGAGGAGCAGGCGAAGTCGTCGTCGGAGGCCCTCGGCGGCTTCCTCGACGTGATCAAGTACGTGATGCTCGGCTTCGCCGGGATCGCCGTCCTGGTCGGCGTGTTCCTGATCGTCAACACGTTCTCCATGCTGATCGCCCAGCGCACGCGCGAGCTGGGCCTGCTGCGTGCCCTGGGCGCCGACCGCCGCCAGGTGCGCCGCTCGGTGCTCACCGAGGCGGTGCTGCTCGGTCTGGTGGGATCCACCCTCGGCCTCGCCGCCGGCATCGGTCTGGCGGCCGGGCTGATCAAGCTGATGAGCACGTTCGGCATGAACCTCGACGCCGCGGAGATGGTCGTCGGCTGGGCGACCCCGGTCTCGGCGTACGTCGTCGGTGTCGGCGTCACCTTCGTGGCGGCCTACCTCCCGGCCCGGCGGGCCGCGACCGTGTCGCCGATGGCGGCCCTCGCGGACGCCGACATCGCCGGTACGGGCCGGCCGCTGAAGGTGCGCGCGGTGGTGGGATCCGTGGTCGGCGCCCTGGGCGTGGCGGCGCTGGCCGGCTGCGCCGCCGCCTCGAAGACGGCGTCCGCCGCCTCCCTGCTGGGTCTGGGGGTCGTCCTCACCCTCGTCGCCACCGTCATCGCGGGGCCGTTGCTGGTCCGCCCGGTGATCCGGGTGCTCGGCGGCGCCTTCCCCGCCCTGTTCGGCTCGGTCGGGCGGATGAGCCAGCGCAACGCGCTGCGCAATCCCCGCCGCACGGGCGCGACGGCGGCGGCGCTCATGGTGGGGCTCGCGCTGGTCGGCGGGATGTCGGTGGCGAGCGCCTCGATGTCCAAGTCGTTCGACCAGCAGATCGACAAGACGCTGGGCGCCGACTTCGTCGTCCAGAACGCCAACTTCACGCCGTTCTCGGCGGAGGTCACCGACGCGGTGCGCCGCACCGACGGCGTCGGCCTCGTCGTACGGCAGCGGTTCGCGCCGCTGGCCGTGCGGCTGCCGGACGGCAAGCGGGTGGAGACGACCGCCAGCGGCTACGACGACCAGGTGGACGACGTCGCGCACGTCACGTACGCCGCGGGCGGTACGGCCGCCGCGCTGGCCGACGGCGCTCTCGGCATGGACGTCGACTTCGCCCGCGACCACGGGGTGCGGCTGGGCAGCGTGCTGCCGGTGCAGTTCCCCGGCGGCCGGACCACGACGCTGAAGGTGGGCGCCCTCACCGACCAGGACGGCGGCGACGGCTTCGGCATGGAGGGCGGGCTGTTCCTGGGCATCGCCACCGTCGAGAAGTACGTGCCGGGCGGCCAGGACTCCGCGCTGTACGTGAACGCGTCCTCCGGTACGGACGGCGACACGCTGCGTCCCCGTCTGGAGCGCACCCTCGACGCCTATCCGCAGGTGCAGGCGCGCGACCAGGCCGACTACAAGAAGCTGGTGCACGATCAGATCGCCGTCCTGCTGTACCTGGTGTACGCGCTGCTCGGGCTCGCGATCGTCATCGCGGTGCTCGGTGTGGTCAACACCCTGGCGCTGTCGGTGGTGGAGCGGACCCGGGAGATCGGGCTGCTGCGCGCCATCGGTCTCGGCCGGCGGCAGCTGCGCCGGATGATCCGGCTGGAGTCGGTCGTGATCGCCGTGTTCGGCGCGGTGCTGGGGCTCGGGCTCGGCCTGGTGTGGGGCGTGTGCATACAGCAGGTGCTGGCCTTGCAGGGCATGAAGGCGTTCGCCGTCCCGTGGGGCACGATCGTCGCGGTCGTGGTGGGATCCGCGGTCGTCGGAGTGGTGGCGGCCCTGCTGCCCGCGCTGCGCGCCTCCCGGATGAACGTTCTGGCGGCGATCGCGCACGAGTGA
- a CDS encoding helix-turn-helix domain-containing protein, translating into MVTPVNPWPLEGTSPPTPRNAARLPGPPLSEGVRVRVLRLVHGDPRAAAELVARLTGRQAAGLDPLPAEPADLAPETLRAHRGEVRALPDGTRLVLLLAAADQYPVATHAFLRAVAAVRLDTRPLEVAEAAGIAYATAGGVGFRDAWTRIAAYETAAPADRREAHRLLARVLHGPAEAPRRAWHRGAGALGPSARLAAELTAAAARARAAGDPALSGALAERAAALCADSRERARLLAHAAADAWYSGDGDRARALAARTAADALTGVLALRTGHAGEAFDALLAAAVRAARPHPARGGPQRPAPAAPAPGAVRAPSPTAHLLARAAEAAVYTGDLRRSPEALLAAQQLGMEAPGVLGGLAAAVDGRYEDARDLLEATAGRCGPGGDPTLLLHAGIAALMLGDHPRAVTATVRAAAAARARGVTAAVSQAMEFRVYAEFWTGRPRAAEAAALDALRQAYATGQDNGACHLQAALAMFAALTGDDDLCRERAAAARSHALAHDLGLPAALAQWALAFLDLASGRFDAAAAGLRALAASGPGHGHRAIRHLATPHYVEAAVRTGEIRVARVAHAGYDRWARAVGGADDLALSARCRALLSPGADALDHYREALALHADGTRAVERARTELLFGSALRRLRRRTEARDRLHSALAAFESFDAPHCAEAARAELRALGAPASPVRDHRSPTAQLTAQQLLVARMAADGATNREIATRLALSPRTIDHHLRGVFTRLGIRSRIELVRLLADPADE; encoded by the coding sequence GTGGTGACACCGGTGAACCCCTGGCCCCTGGAAGGCACTTCGCCACCGACGCCCCGGAACGCCGCCCGCCTACCGGGCCCGCCGCTCTCCGAAGGCGTACGCGTGCGGGTGCTGCGCCTCGTGCACGGCGACCCGCGCGCCGCCGCCGAACTCGTCGCGCGGCTGACCGGCAGGCAGGCGGCCGGCCTCGACCCGCTGCCGGCCGAACCCGCCGACCTCGCCCCCGAGACGCTGCGCGCCCACCGCGGCGAGGTCCGCGCGCTGCCCGACGGCACCCGGCTGGTGCTGCTGCTCGCCGCCGCCGACCAGTACCCCGTGGCCACCCACGCCTTCCTGCGCGCCGTCGCCGCCGTCCGCCTCGACACCCGCCCCCTGGAGGTGGCCGAGGCGGCCGGGATCGCCTACGCCACCGCCGGCGGCGTCGGATTCCGCGACGCCTGGACCCGGATCGCCGCCTACGAGACGGCCGCACCGGCCGACCGCCGGGAAGCCCACCGGCTGCTGGCCCGCGTCCTGCACGGCCCGGCCGAGGCACCCCGCCGGGCCTGGCACCGGGGCGCCGGTGCGCTCGGCCCCAGCGCACGGCTCGCCGCGGAACTGACGGCCGCGGCCGCCCGGGCGCGCGCCGCCGGCGACCCGGCGCTCTCCGGAGCCCTCGCCGAACGCGCCGCCGCGCTCTGCGCCGACTCCCGCGAACGCGCCCGGCTCCTCGCCCACGCGGCGGCCGACGCCTGGTACTCCGGCGACGGCGACCGGGCCCGCGCCCTCGCCGCCCGCACCGCCGCCGACGCCCTCACCGGTGTCCTCGCCCTGCGGACCGGACACGCGGGGGAGGCGTTCGACGCGCTGCTGGCCGCGGCGGTACGGGCCGCGCGCCCGCACCCGGCGCGCGGCGGCCCGCAGCGGCCCGCGCCCGCCGCCCCCGCCCCCGGCGCGGTCCGGGCGCCGTCCCCGACCGCCCACCTGCTGGCCCGGGCCGCCGAAGCCGCCGTCTACACCGGCGACCTGCGCCGGTCCCCCGAAGCACTGCTCGCCGCACAGCAGCTGGGCATGGAGGCGCCCGGGGTGCTCGGCGGGCTCGCCGCGGCCGTGGACGGACGGTACGAGGACGCACGGGACCTGCTGGAAGCCACCGCCGGGCGGTGCGGTCCGGGCGGCGACCCCACCCTCCTGCTGCACGCGGGCATCGCCGCGCTGATGCTCGGCGACCACCCCCGCGCCGTCACCGCCACGGTCCGGGCGGCAGCGGCGGCCCGCGCCCGCGGCGTCACCGCCGCCGTGTCCCAGGCCATGGAGTTCCGCGTCTACGCCGAGTTCTGGACCGGCCGTCCGCGCGCCGCCGAGGCCGCCGCCCTGGACGCCCTGCGACAGGCGTACGCCACCGGACAGGACAACGGCGCCTGCCACCTCCAGGCGGCCCTCGCCATGTTCGCCGCACTCACCGGCGACGACGACCTGTGCCGGGAGCGCGCCGCGGCCGCCCGCTCCCACGCCCTCGCCCACGACCTGGGCCTGCCCGCCGCCCTGGCGCAGTGGGCTCTGGCCTTCCTCGACCTCGCCTCCGGCCGCTTCGACGCCGCCGCGGCCGGGCTGCGCGCGCTCGCCGCCTCCGGTCCCGGACACGGCCACCGGGCGATCCGTCACCTCGCCACGCCTCACTACGTCGAGGCCGCGGTCCGTACCGGCGAGATACGCGTGGCGCGTGTCGCCCACGCCGGCTACGACCGCTGGGCCCGCGCCGTCGGCGGCGCCGACGACCTGGCACTCAGCGCCCGCTGCCGGGCCCTGCTCAGCCCGGGCGCCGACGCCCTGGACCACTACCGCGAAGCCCTCGCCCTGCACGCCGACGGCACCCGCGCCGTCGAACGCGCCCGTACCGAGCTGCTGTTCGGCAGCGCGCTGCGCCGGCTGCGCCGCCGTACGGAGGCCCGCGACCGGCTGCACAGCGCCCTGGCGGCGTTCGAGTCCTTCGACGCCCCGCACTGCGCCGAGGCCGCCCGCGCCGAACTGCGCGCGCTCGGCGCGCCCGCGAGCCCCGTCCGCGACCACCGGAGCCCCACGGCCCAGCTGACCGCCCAGCAGCTCCTGGTCGCCCGGATGGCCGCCGACGGCGCCACCAACCGCGAGATCGCCACCCGCCTGGCCCTCAGCCCGCGCACCATCGACCACCATCTGCGGGGCGTCTTCACCCGCCTGGGCATCCGCTCCCGCATCGAACTCGTCCGCCTTCTCGCGGACCCGGCCGACGAGTAG